The window GGTGATCGTCACGACCACGTCTTCGCGGGCGATCAGGTCCTCGTCGGACACCTCACCGTCGGCGGCCATGATGCGGGTGCGCCGGTCGTCGCCGTGCTTCTCGACGATCTCCTTGAGCTCGTCGCGCACGATCGCGCGCTGCCGTTCGGGCTTGGCCAGGATGTCCTCGAGGTCGGCGATCTCGGCCTCGATCTTGGCCAGGTCGTCGATGATCCGCTGACGTTCCAGGGCGGCCAGGCGCCGCAGCTGCATGTCCAGGATCGCCTGGGCCTGGATCTCATCGATGTCGAGCAGCTCGATCAGGCCCGCCCGGGCGATGTCGACGGTCTCCGACGCCCGGATCAACGCGATCACCTCGTCGAGCGCGTCGAGCGCCTTGACCAAGCCGCGCAGGATGTGGGCCCGCTCGTTGGCTTTGCGCAACCGGTAGGTGGTCCGCCGCACAATGACGTCGAGCTGGTGGTTGACGTAGTAGCGGATCATCTGGTCGAGGCGCAGCGTGCGCGGCACCCCGTCGACGATGGACAGCATGTTGGCGCCGAAGCTGGTCTGCAGCTGGGTGTGCTTGTAGAGGTTGTTCAGCACCACCTTGGCCACGGCGTCGCGCTTGATCTCCACGACGATCCGCAAACCGACCCGGTCACTGGACTGGTCCTCGATGTTGGAGATGCCGGCCAGCTTGCCGTCGCGAACCTGCTCGGCGATCGAGGTGATGAAGTTGTCGTGGTTGACCTGGTACGGCAACTCGGTGATGACGATGCCGGTGCGACCGCGGCTGTCCTCTTCGATCTCGACGACACCGCGCATCCGGATCGAGCCGCGACCGGTGCGGTAGGCGTCGAGGATGCCCTGGCTGCCGACGATCAGACCGTGCGTGGGGAAGTCGGGACCCTTGACCCGCTCGATGACCGCTTCGAGGGTGGCCTCCTCGTCGGCCTCGAAGTTCTCCAGGCACCAGTAGACGGCCTCGGCCAGCTCGCGCAGGTTGTGCGGCGGGATGTTGGTGGCCATACCGACGGCGATGCCGCCCGAACCGTTGGCGAGCAGGTTGGGGAACCGGCTCGGCAGAACCGTCGGCTCCTGGACCCGGCCGTCGTAGTTCGGGATGAAATCGACTGTCTCCTCGTCGATTTCGCGCAGCATCTCCATGGCCAGCGGGGTGAGCCGCGCCTCGGTGTTGTGACTGACGAAGCCATTCGTGATGAACGAGTGGTCCTCTGTGTCGACACGCAGGCTGTAGACGGGCTGCACGCCTGCGTCGACAACCGAAGCAACGGTGGCGTAGTAGAAACGCCCGTCGGTCAACTCTGTTGCGATGGCGCGAGCGTCGGGATCGTTCCCATTGGCGCGGAGGAACTCCGCAAGCCCAGGTACTTCATCGACTGTGGGGGATATGTAGGGCGCCACTCGCGATTTGTGTGCATAAGCCCCACACTCGGCGCTCATGACGACATAGTCACCGGGGCGGATCTCCTCAATCAGCTTCCAGAGGAGCGTCGGCACACCACCCAGGCTCACCAGGCATAGCAGCGGGTGATTCGCCGTGCCAGTGACCTGGTGTCCTTCGACCGTCCGAACGGAGAAGGTCTGGTGCTCACCCGAATGGAACAACCGATCTGCTGACTCCGGCGTGCCGTGTCGACCGAGCACCTTCAGTTCGATGTTGTTGTCGCTGTTCGGCTTTGCGCAAGGCACGACATCGGCGATGCGCACCGATTTGCCCTCAGGTAGAGCTACCAGGGCATCACCGGTGACGCAGTACCGCATGGCGGCCGGCGGGTCGTTACCCGGCGAGCCGAAGTTGCCCTGCCCGTCGACCAGCGGGTAGCGCAGCGACCACGGCTGGGCCATCCGGACCAGGGTGTCGTAGATCGAGGCGTCGCCGTGCGGGTGGTAGTTGCCCATCGTCTCGGCGACCGAACGCGCCGACTTGGCGTGGCTGCGGTCGGGCCGGAACCCGGAGTCGTACATCGCGTAGAGCACGCGGCGGTGCACCGGCTTGAGGCCGTCGCGCACCTCCGGCAGCGCACGGCCGACGATGACGCTCATCGCGTAGTCGATGTAGCTGCGCTGCATCTCCTGCTGGATGTCCACCGGCTCGATGCGGTCTCCGGCGGCGTCGCCGGGCGGCAACGTGGTGTCAGTCATGTGATCCTCTTGTCCCTAGGGAAGGGTTAAACGTCAAGGAAGCGAACGTCTTTGGCATTACGGGTGATGAAGCTGCGGCGCGCCTCGACGTCCTCACCCATCAGGATGGAGAACAGCTCGTCGGCCGAGGCGGCGTCGTCGAGGGTGACCTGGCGCAACACCCGCACCGACGGGTCCATCGTGGTCTCCCACAGTTCCTTGGCGTTCATCTCGCCCAGACCCTTGTACCGCTGGATGCCGTCGTCCTTGTTGATCTTCTTGCCGGCCTTGAGCCCGGCCTCGAGCACGACGTCGCGTTCGCGGTCGGAGTAGACGAACTCGTGCTCGCTGCGCTGCCATTTGAGTTTGTACAGCGGCGGCTGGGCGAGGAACACGTGACCGTTCTCGATCAGCGGCCGCATGAACCGGAACAGCAGAGTCAGCAGCAGCGTCGAAATGTGTTGACCGTCAACGTC is drawn from Candidatus Mycolicibacterium alkanivorans and contains these coding sequences:
- the gyrA gene encoding intein-containing DNA gyrase subunit A; the protein is MTDTTLPPGDAAGDRIEPVDIQQEMQRSYIDYAMSVIVGRALPEVRDGLKPVHRRVLYAMYDSGFRPDRSHAKSARSVAETMGNYHPHGDASIYDTLVRMAQPWSLRYPLVDGQGNFGSPGNDPPAAMRYCVTGDALVALPEGKSVRIADVVPCAKPNSDNNIELKVLGRHGTPESADRLFHSGEHQTFSVRTVEGHQVTGTANHPLLCLVSLGGVPTLLWKLIEEIRPGDYVVMSAECGAYAHKSRVAPYISPTVDEVPGLAEFLRANGNDPDARAIATELTDGRFYYATVASVVDAGVQPVYSLRVDTEDHSFITNGFVSHNTEARLTPLAMEMLREIDEETVDFIPNYDGRVQEPTVLPSRFPNLLANGSGGIAVGMATNIPPHNLRELAEAVYWCLENFEADEEATLEAVIERVKGPDFPTHGLIVGSQGILDAYRTGRGSIRMRGVVEIEEDSRGRTGIVITELPYQVNHDNFITSIAEQVRDGKLAGISNIEDQSSDRVGLRIVVEIKRDAVAKVVLNNLYKHTQLQTSFGANMLSIVDGVPRTLRLDQMIRYYVNHQLDVIVRRTTYRLRKANERAHILRGLVKALDALDEVIALIRASETVDIARAGLIELLDIDEIQAQAILDMQLRRLAALERQRIIDDLAKIEAEIADLEDILAKPERQRAIVRDELKEIVEKHGDDRRTRIMAADGEVSDEDLIAREDVVVTITETGYAKRTKTDLYRSQKRGGKGVQGAALKQDDIVRHFFVCSTHDWILFFSTQGRVYRAKAYDLPEAQRNARGQHVANLLAFQPEERIAQVIQIKGYEDAPYLVLATRNGLVKKSKLSDFDSNRSGGVVAINLRDGDELVGAVLCSAEDDLLLVSANGQSIRFSATDEALRPMGRATSGVQGMRFNADDQLLSLNVVREGTYLLVATAGGYAKRTAIEEYTAQGRGGKGILTIQYDRRRGSLVGALVVDEDSEVFAITSSGGVIRTAARQVRKAGRQTKGVRLMNLGEGDTLLAIARNAEEQEIADEASDADTAPDAT